The following is a genomic window from Terriglobales bacterium.
TTGCGCACCCGGGATGTTCGCGATCAGCGCGGTAAGGTCCACGAGCTGGAACGACAGAACGCCGGCAAAGCCTGCAAGCCACAGGATCAAGAACAAGCGGGTCGGAGAGCTCACCTGTGCTCCTTCCGGGGTCGTGGCTTAATACGGCGGCGGACCGGGAAAGTTGCAAAACTCGCGGAGATCCCAGTCCGATCCAGGCGAGGTGCGGCCGGAGCGGTGCGCGCTGCGGAATGCCGCCGGCGGAAGGCCCTGGTAACGGCGGAAGAGATTGGTGAAGTGGCTCTGGTCGGCGAAGCCGCAGGCGAGGGCGATCTCGGCGAGCGGCGCGGCGGTCTCGCGCAGCAGCGCGGCGGCGCGCGCGACCCGCGAGCGGCGCAGGTGCTCGCCCGGGCTGCGGCGGAAGAAGCGCGAGAAATTGCGCGCCAGGTGTGCGGGGTGCACCCCGACCGCGCCCGCCACCGCCGTGATGGTCAGGGGCTCGGTGCATCGCTCGGTCAGGAGCTCCTGCGCTTGCGTGAGCCAGCGCGGCACCGCCCCGCCGCGCGAGGCGGCGCGCTCCGGCGCCGCCGTCACCGCCAGCAATTCCAGGCACAAGGATTCCGCCAGCGCGGGCGACGTGCTGTCCCACGACACGCATTCCCGCGTCACCGCGCGCACCAGGCCGCGCGCCTCGTGGCTCTCCAGCCGGACCGGGAACTCCGGAAGCGCCACCGACTCGGTCAGCGCCGCCGGCACCGAGATGGAAAGGCAGCTGCCGTCTTCGATCCGCTGGAAGCGGTCGCGGTGCGTCGTGCCGGGCGGGTTCCAGATCAGGCTGCCTTGTTCCGCCAGCCCGGGTACGTTGCGCGCGCTGCAGATCTGGACCCCGGAAAGAATGAAGGTGAAGGATCCCTCGGGGTGCGTGTGGAGCGGGATCGCCTCGGGCGGGCCGACCGGCCGCATCGCGCTGATCACGAACCCGGCGGTCTCATGCCGCGCGCGCACGGCCCCGTAGATCTGCCCGAAAGAAAGCGTCGGCGCGGATGCCCGCTGCATGGGGCTTAGACGGGTCAGGGTGCGGTTCGGTAGTCGTGACCTCGGGATCGGAGTCAAAGGCCGCGACCGAGGGCGGCCGCGGCACCCAGAGATCGTCGAGCGCGCGTGGGCGAGCGCGCTGCCACTCCGTTGGGGGATCCGCTAGCGGCGCTTCTTCTTGCCGCCCTGGGCGGCGGCTTCCTGGGCGCGCTGCTCGAGCGCGGTCAGCACGACGTGCTGCATCTCGGCGACCGGGGCGGGCTTGCCGGTCCAGATCTCGAACTGGCGCGCGCCCTGGTGCACGAACATCTCGATCCCCGGGATGACCTGGCAGCCGCGCTTGCGCGCCAGCTGCGTGAAGCGCGTCTCGGCCGGGTTGTAGACCATCTCGAACACGTACTTGCTGTTGATCTCTTTTTCCGCCAGCGGCGAGGCCTTCGAGCCGCCCATCCCCACCGGCGTCGCGTTGATGATGCAGTCGAAGTGCAGCTTGAGCAGGTCGCGCTTGCCGAGGTACTTCGCGCGCGCCTGCTTGGCCAGCTTCTTTCCCGCCGACGCGGTGCGGTTGATGAGGTAGACCTCGCTGCCGCGTTCCTTCAGTCCCCAGACCGCGGCGCGCGCGGCGCCCCCGGCGCCCACCACCAGCACCTTGGATCCCTGGAGGTGGAAGCGCTGCTCCAGCGGCCGGACCACTCCGGCGATGTCGGTATTGAAGCCGTAGAGCTTGCCCTCCTGCGAGCGCACGACGGTGTTGCAGGCCCCGATCTTGGCGGTCAGCGGGTCGCTGTTGTCGAGGTGCTTCATGATCTCTTCCTTGTACGGCATGGTGACGGAGAGACCGCTGAGGGGGATGTCGCGCACGCACGCCAGCAGGTCCTTCAACGTCTTGGCGTGCAGCGCGAGGTAGACGCCGTTGACGTTCTCGCGGCGGAAGGCGACGTTCATCATCGCGGGCGAGAGCGAGTGCGCGACCGGGTCGCCCGCCACGCCGTAGACCTTGGTCGCCTGGTCCACCTGCTCCAGCCGATAGGTCTCGCGCAGGGTGCGGTGCGCGATCTGGCCGGGGGCGGTCTCCTCGCCCGCCGAGGCGGCGCCGAAGGTGAACACGCTGCCGGCGCGCACGCCCAGCACCCGGCTGATGATGCCCTGCTCCCCCATGCAGACCCCGACCATGGAGTAGCGCTCGCTCTGGCTTTGCAGGAACTTCATCATGGTCACGTTGTCGGAGAGCGACTTGGCCGTGGCGACGACCTTGTAGAACTCGGCCGGATGCCGCCGCATCTTCTCGAACGTCTTGTCGAGGTCGCGCGTGCCGCGGAAGTCGTGGAAGCTCAGGATGAGCGCGGCCGAGTTGCGGACGCGCGTGAAGTCCTGCGGCTTCATCTGGTTGGCCGTCTGCAGCTCGAGGTCGACCAGCTGGCAGCCGTTGTTGGCGGCCTTGATGAGGAGGTCGAGCTGCGCCGCGACGGTGCCGCGGAACTTGCCGCCGTTGGCCGCGCGCCGGCAGGTGGCCACCACCAGCGCGTGCGGGTAGTAGTCGGTGAAACGCTTGATCCGGGCCAGCGCCAGGGCGGGCTTGCGCAGGTAGTCGAGCCGCAGTTCGAGGAAGGGGTTCTCGCGCACCACCGCTTCGGCGCGATCCATCAGCTCGGCGGCGTCGGCCCCGGTGATGGCCACGCAGATGCGCGGCAGGCGCGCGGGCAGCAGCCGCGGGGTGTATGTGGGAGTGACCATGGTTGTTGGCGAAGAAGGAAACGGCGGTGAATACTACACACCGCCGAGACTACGATACAACAGGGTGTCCATTTGGCCCGGAAAGCATTGAACTGACGTACCTTAGCGGTAAACATGCGGCTATTGACCCCTTAATACCCCTTTGCTACGGTTCGTCCACTGGGTTTCGTGTGGCCTGGTGTGGAGACGCCTTGGCAGGCGCGCCCGAGCGCCGTCCAGTCGGAGTCTTGGAGGATTCAATGGCGAAGAAGATGGTGGTCCTGGCGCTCATCCTGCTGCTCGCGGGCGTTGCCGCGGCGCAGCGTAGCGCTACCCCGGCGGGCGGGCTGCAGCAGCACGCCGCGACCGAGATCATCGGCGCGAAGAAGGTCGTGCAGGGGCCGACCTACGCCGACGTCTATTGCGCAGGCTACCTCGCCTCGCCCGTGCCCACGGTGCTGGGCTACATTGCCGGCGGTTGGGATACCCCCAACCAGATGCAGTTCGGCACCAACGAGTACGTCTACTTCAAGGGCAGCGGCTTCGAAGCCGGGAAGGAATACCAGGTCATCCGCCCCAGCCGCGACCGCAACCGGGTGAGCCAGTTCCGCGGCCAGCACGGCATGGTGCGTTCCGCCGGCCGGCACGTGGCCGAGATCGCCCGCGTCAAAGTGACCGACGTGCGCGGCGACGTCACCATCGCGCGCGTGGAATTCTCCTGCGACGGCGTGATGGCCGGCGATTCCGTCGTGCCCATGCCCGACCGCCCGATGCCGCTCTATCACGGGCCCATGCCCTTCGACCAGTTCGCCCCCCAGAACGGCAAGACCACCGGCCGCATCATCCTCACCCGCGACTACGCGAGCTCCATCGGAGCACGCTCGCAGGTCTACCTCAACATCGGCGCCGACAAGGGACTGAAGGCCGGCGACTGGTTCCGCGTCACCCGCGACTACGCCTATCCGCGCAACGAACAGCCGAACGACGCCGCCGCGTGGGGCGCGCGCGACATGGTCGACGACTCGCAGGTCGACCCCAAGCGCATCTCGTCCGGCGAGCTGCACACCTTGCCGCGCCGCAGCCTGGGCGAGCTCGTCATCACCCAGGTGGAGGCCAAGTCCGCCACCGGCATCGTCACGTTCGCGCTGCAGGAGATGTTCGTGGGCGACAGCGTCGAGATGATCGACGTCCCGCCGCCGGCCGAAGAGGCGGCCGCCACGATGAATCCTCCCGCCATCAACTGCGCGGCCTCGCCCGCCAGCGTGCGCGTGGGCGACAACTCCACCATCACCTGCGACGCGTCCAGCCCGGATAACCGGCCGCTGACCATCGCGTTCGCGAGCGACCGCGGCTCGCTGGCGCCGCGCGACAACGTCGCCACGCTCAGCACCGCCAACGCCGGCGCCGGTCCCATCACCGTCAACGCGACCGCGACCGACGACCGCAACCTCTCGGCTTCGACCGCGGTCACGGTGAACGTGGAAGCCGCGCCCGCGGCCCCGCAAGCCAGCCTCGCGGGCGAGGCGATGTTCAAGAAGAACAGCGCCTACGTCGACAACCGCGCCAAGGCGATGCTCGACGGCATCGCGCTCCGCCTGAACCAGGAGCGCGACGCCAAGGCCGTGATCGTCGGCTTCGCCGACGCGGGCGAGTCCAACACCCTCGCCCTGCGCCGCGCCAACAACGTGAAGACGTACCTCACCCGCACCAAGGGCATCGACGCCGCGCGCATCGAGACGCGCGCCGGCGCCGGCGCGGGCAAGAAAGCGGAAGTCTGGATCGTGCCTGCGGGCGCGACCATGCCGTAAACCAAGACGTTCGGTAGGGAGAGAGCGGGCGTCCGCCACGGCGGGCGCCCGATTTTTTTGCGTGCGGAGCGCCGGCTTCAGCCGGCAGGAGCGCTGGCCTGGAGGCCGGCGCTCCTGACCTTGTCACTCCCCGAACACTTCGGCGGTGAAGCCCTCGAGCGTCGCGCCTTTCTGCCAGGCGTCGGGCGGCAGGCCGGCCTTCACGCAGGTCTGCGCGAGAAAGGTCTCGGCGTCCCAGCCGTGCTCGCTGGCGACCTGCGGCAGCAGCAGGCCGCGGCGCGGTCCGAGCGCGACGATCAGCCCATGCTTGCCCGGCACGATCTCGCCCGGACGGATAGGCTCCGGCAGCGCCAGCACGCTGATCTCGATCTGCAAGTGCGGCGCCTCGTTGGGCGTGACCGGCGG
Proteins encoded in this region:
- a CDS encoding helix-turn-helix domain-containing protein, yielding MQRASAPTLSFGQIYGAVRARHETAGFVISAMRPVGPPEAIPLHTHPEGSFTFILSGVQICSARNVPGLAEQGSLIWNPPGTTHRDRFQRIEDGSCLSISVPAALTESVALPEFPVRLESHEARGLVRAVTRECVSWDSTSPALAESLCLELLAVTAAPERAASRGGAVPRWLTQAQELLTERCTEPLTITAVAGAVGVHPAHLARNFSRFFRRSPGEHLRRSRVARAAALLRETAAPLAEIALACGFADQSHFTNLFRRYQGLPPAAFRSAHRSGRTSPGSDWDLREFCNFPGPPPY
- the aroE gene encoding shikimate dehydrogenase — protein: MVTPTYTPRLLPARLPRICVAITGADAAELMDRAEAVVRENPFLELRLDYLRKPALALARIKRFTDYYPHALVVATCRRAANGGKFRGTVAAQLDLLIKAANNGCQLVDLELQTANQMKPQDFTRVRNSAALILSFHDFRGTRDLDKTFEKMRRHPAEFYKVVATAKSLSDNVTMMKFLQSQSERYSMVGVCMGEQGIISRVLGVRAGSVFTFGAASAGEETAPGQIAHRTLRETYRLEQVDQATKVYGVAGDPVAHSLSPAMMNVAFRRENVNGVYLALHAKTLKDLLACVRDIPLSGLSVTMPYKEEIMKHLDNSDPLTAKIGACNTVVRSQEGKLYGFNTDIAGVVRPLEQRFHLQGSKVLVVGAGGAARAAVWGLKERGSEVYLINRTASAGKKLAKQARAKYLGKRDLLKLHFDCIINATPVGMGGSKASPLAEKEINSKYVFEMVYNPAETRFTQLARKRGCQVIPGIEMFVHQGARQFEIWTGKPAPVAEMQHVVLTALEQRAQEAAAQGGKKKRR
- a CDS encoding OmpA family protein, with product MAKKMVVLALILLLAGVAAAQRSATPAGGLQQHAATEIIGAKKVVQGPTYADVYCAGYLASPVPTVLGYIAGGWDTPNQMQFGTNEYVYFKGSGFEAGKEYQVIRPSRDRNRVSQFRGQHGMVRSAGRHVAEIARVKVTDVRGDVTIARVEFSCDGVMAGDSVVPMPDRPMPLYHGPMPFDQFAPQNGKTTGRIILTRDYASSIGARSQVYLNIGADKGLKAGDWFRVTRDYAYPRNEQPNDAAAWGARDMVDDSQVDPKRISSGELHTLPRRSLGELVITQVEAKSATGIVTFALQEMFVGDSVEMIDVPPPAEEAAATMNPPAINCAASPASVRVGDNSTITCDASSPDNRPLTIAFASDRGSLAPRDNVATLSTANAGAGPITVNATATDDRNLSASTAVTVNVEAAPAAPQASLAGEAMFKKNSAYVDNRAKAMLDGIALRLNQERDAKAVIVGFADAGESNTLALRRANNVKTYLTRTKGIDAARIETRAGAGAGKKAEVWIVPAGATMP